The genomic interval GCTGTACAAGGAAGTCGGTGTTGACAAATCTCGAATCCTAATTAAAGTCGCTGCTACTTGGGAAGGAATCAAAGCGGCCGAAGTTTTGGAGAAGGAAGGAATCACTTGCAACTTAACCTTGATCTTTAGCATTGCGCAGGCTATTGCCTGTGCCGAAGCGGGCTGCACCTTGATCAGTCCTTTTGTTGGGCGAATCATGGATTGGTACAAGAAGGATCAAGGAGTTGATGGGTTTGAGCCAAAAGAGGACCCAGGTGTTATTTCTGTGACAAAAATTTACAACTACTACAAGAAGTACGGATTTAATACTATCGTAATGGGTGCATCCTTCCGTAATGCCGGGCAAATTACTGAGCTTGCAGGATGCGACCGTTTGACGATTTCACCTCCTCTTCTGAATGAGCTGATCGCGTCAGCGGACAAGTTGGAAAAGAAACTTGATGCTAGCAACGCCGCTACCTTGGATATTGCCAAAGTCGATATGGATGAGAAAACTTTCCGTTGGATGATGAACGAAGATCCCATGGCGACAGAGAAGTTGGCAGATGGTATCCGCAACTTCGCTGCCGACGTTGTGAAGCTCGAAGAGATTGTGAAGAAAAAGATGTAAGCAAGCTGAGTCGCAGAATGCATCAACAGTTAAAAAGGTAGTAATAACCGAAATTTTCGGCTCTTCCATATGTCACGAGTATTCAGATGCATGAAGTCTATTCCTTCAACCCCATTTAGAACGCTTCGCGAAGAGCTTTTTTTGTGAGTATGTAGTTTAAGAGGATCAACAGCTCCAAATCAATCCTTGTTAATCGGAAGTTGACAAAACTGTTGAAGAGGATATAGATCTGTTTATCGGATTCTGTTTGCACGGATCTGTCGGGAAGAATCGAACGCTTTTCATGAATACAATCCCCTATATTCGATTTGTAAtgtaggtccatatttactATGCACTCATCAGGCCTCCTCACGGGTAACTGCATATGCGGTGTTTTCGACCAAAATACCGCAAATATCCGCCAATACGATTTGAAACTCACCACAACTATCTACCGGTAACTTCTTTTACACTGACCAATTAAAACGAAGCCTTTTCAATTTGCGGTCGGACGTTCTGTTTATCTTTATTTGACAGCGACAGCACTGAGAACCTATGTGAGGCGTGCCGGCGATTTCAGAAGCCTTCGCCAACGGTTGACGGTAGAAGCACAAACATCATTTGTATTGGAACTGTAAAATGTGCtccttgacagtgaatttgGATTGGCAAAGGTATCCCTTCGAATGGTATCGGCCTGTAGTCCGGAGACGGCCACTTGAATGCGTAACGTAACAAGAGATTGAGCTGGCGTCCTCTCCAATTGGGTTTTACTTTATCACAATTACAATGAGTGGATGTTGATGGTGTCTTGACACCACCACATAGGTACTAGCACAGTCATTGGGTATTCAGTTCCTCTGTACTGATACTCTTCATGTATTGTAACATAATCTAAATAGTGTGTAAAGGATGACTTATTGGTACCAAATGGTTTACATTCAAGGTTTCGTTTAATTGATCTCTAGGTGTGCACAGACAAGTAGTCTACAAACGTTGTAGCGAAGCCTCTTCCCCATATTTTGCCCGTTTATTCTCCTGCGTAGGCAGCATCCCAAAACGAGGGCGTTTTTGCCTTAGCAGTCCGGCGGATATCCCACCATCCTCCTCCCCAAAAGATATGCTTGAGAGAGAGATATCGTCGGTGCCACTAGGAGTGGAATTCGAAGCAGACTCGTCAGCCGTCGCGATGGTCTTGTtgtcttcgtcaatggcaTCCTTCACGTCGTGGAGCCGAGCCCAAACACGTTGAAAGAAAATCTTACGACTACCGTATCTCGGGCGGCCAGAGCTCATGCTTTCACGAAGAGCCTGCTCACGTTGTAGGTCGAGTACGGTGTTTCTCACTTGAGGAGGGCAAAAACGGCATTTGCCGGCTATATGCTTCATAATAGTTTGAGATGTCGTCGTCTGCGCAAGACTCCGAATACTTGCCGGAAAGAATCTCCCAAACCCTGGTTGCCCTCCGCAAAACTTGCAACTCATGCCGACGAAGCCGATTTCGCGAGCTTTGTAGCAGCCTACACGATCAGCATGCGTCAATGTACAAGGATTCATCTGAGCCATGGCAACGAAGAGGGCATCAGGGACGAGGTCCCGATCCTTTGGGTACACGAGATTGCTGTCAATAATGAGATCATCGAAATTTGATGAAGCATAAGGCTTGGACCCAATAGACGAGTCTGAAAGAGATGCAAAGCTAAACTGCGGAGGCTTATGATTCGAGGTTTGAATGACTTCCACTTGGTTTTGTTCCGGATCAGGAGAAACCGTCGCGCTACGGTCGCTATTGTGTTTTAgcgacaacaagaagcatGCCACTTCTTCCGTGTCTCGTTCCTTGTTTTTTGAAAGATTTGCGTTGCATTTTGAGGTTTGGTTCATCATGGTGGGTTTCAGATTGACAACAATCGCGTAAATGACTCCGGCGCAGCACAAAAATGAACCTTCTTCGCTCGCTCATTCGCAAGTAAATGAGCAGTGGCGATCACAATCGCTACTCAACGCATGACTCTAACAGACACACATGCTTTCCGGGTTTGCAAATTTGGTCTAATTGACATATCTTCTGATCTTGTAATGACTCGACAGAAGTTGGATAGTCATAGTAGTCATTTGAAAAATCAAACATTGAGTTCTTAGGAGATCAGGGTCATGATTAAATGTCAAGAAAATTTACATTTAATGCTGTCTTCCAAATCGTGTCAGTTTGAAAATCAATCGAAATTAGAAAACGTGCTAGAACTATGCTATACACGCGGGCCAGGTGGCTAGTTTTTTGAAAACCGCAGCCAATAGCTCTCTCACTGTAAAGTAGAGTAAAGTATTCCTCCATTTGAAACAAGAAGTGACAGATGGCCTCTTACATTGGTTTGATCAGCGGCAAACAGATATTGATAGTCTGACCGTAAAATTGTAGTTGGCTCACGTCGTACTATGGCGGATACAGAGTGGAAGCAGGGGATTCATTCGTGATAACATTTGCGGTCCTTTTGCAGCTGTCCCTGACGGTGAGCTCCATGTCATTTCGGCTCCATCACTCCTGCAAAAAAAAAATTCAGATGGCTCGCACAGTCGACATTGAACGTAGACCACTTGAGTTGTGGTTCTTGTCACTAACCCCCTCTCTCAACGCGCGTCATTGCGATTTGCTTGGTATTCACTGTGTAAATAGACAGGCCTACCTAACATGTGaatttttttttcgttttctatttacagttaacagtaCAAACCCCACAAAAAGTATAAGCAAGTGCAAGCAAAGATTGTAGAAGGAAGGCATTTTCCAATGAACGCCAGGCACGATCTATCAAAGTCACGGTCAACTTACTGTTATTTGAAACTGTATATGCCGAAAGTTCACCAGCCTAATGTAGGTAGAGCTTGTGAGTCGGGAAACCGGCAGACACCAGCGCAGATACCAGCCCCAACTAGCACCTAACCTCCTCGTTTGCTGACAACAGACATATCCACCTTCCCCGATTCGGAATGTAACACAATTGACCATTGAATTCACTTTCTTTCTTCTAGCTGGTAGTCCTGCCGTATGACGATGTTACATTCTGTCCGCTTGATGCGTTCGATGCCATCTAGGATGCTATTTAATCTTCGAAGCGTGAAAAAGAGCTCGGTTCCGATGTGCGTCACTTTTAGCGCGGCTGCTGGAAACCTCAATATTTACGATGAGAAACAAGCGGATGAAGAGGAGCGCCGTAGGGTCGAACTCTACAAGGAAATTGACAACATGAAAGGTAGAGGATTTACTGATCCCtgggatttggaagacctgATGAACTCCAAAACAACGTACGCCGACCTTCCTGATTGGTCTCCCGCACTTGTGTCTCGCCTAAGTCAAGAGCGCGTGAAGATCCATCCCGACAAGATACCCACGCTCTCTACCCTTGCTCGCATACCTTTGCCCCCTCCTCCACCTCCGCATCCTGGCCACGGACAATTAAAGTTGTATGCATTGCAAAGAAAACGCGCTATATTCAAAATTATTGCCGAGAAAGTTGAAGCAATGGTGGAGCCGGAAATTTCTCGAATTAAAGAAATTGTTTCGTGGGAAGACAAGCAAGATGCTGTAGATGAATTATTTGAGCGAGTTGAATTCTCATTAagagaaaaagaggaaatccTCGGCAAACATCCTTTGTTTAGTTCTTGGGTCGAAAAGGCTTTGGAGCAGTATTTGCAAAGAGTTCAGCGATCCCAAGAAATAGATCACAACGACGCAGAACACAAGGATTCCACCACGGAAAACACAACGAGcatggacgaagacgccCTGCCTAATGCGGAACAAGATTCGGCCGCGCTCCCTGTTTTTCTTGACTGCTTTTCGGAGAGCGATTCCGAAGCGGAAAATTCTCCAAAGATTCTGCATCCCCTCAAATTATTTGAGCGGGGTCAAAACCTCGGACGAATGATAGAAGAGTGGGACCTTGCTGCTCACAAAACTTCAAAACGCATAATGATTCGACAATGTACGCGCCAGATTGCTCAAGCTCTTGAAGGACCCGTTGCTCCGAGAGTTTTTGTCCACGGACAGAAGGGAGTTGGTAAAACAGCTACACTGGCGTCAGTTGTTGCCTCGGCTCGTAAATCCGGGCATATAGTTATGTATTTCTCTGACGGAGACCATATGTCAAAAAACGGATTCTACATCGAACCAAATGCAAAGCGGCCGGGCATATTCGACTTACCTATTCTGAGCGGGCAGGCCTGTCAGCAACTTCTGGATTGTCACAAAGCTGACTTGGAGGAGTTCAGTATCAGCAGAGAAACCTTGGAAGTGTATTTTACTGCTGACCAAGTGAACAGGCTCTCAGGGCTAACCGGTGAAGAAATGAAACTTGTAGAAGTCCTGGAATTGGCAGTCGAAAAGACCGCTGTTGCTCCTATGTGCTATGCCGCCGCAGTCGATGCCCTGATGAAGCAAGAGAAGAAGCCGTTTTTGATTGTTTCAGATGACTTCAACAGTTTCTTTCAGCCAGGATTTTACTTCCATGCAGATTACGACTACGACGTAAAGAAAGCAATTCCGTACGAACAGATCAGCCTCTTTAAACCCGTCTTGGATGCAATGGCCTTGACTGCTGATGAAGGCACCGATCCGCGAACCCCAATGATGATGAAGCAGGGTGGTATTGTCGTAGGAATATCGGAATCGCGGGCCGTCGGTCGAAAGATCACCGATCAGCTGGGAGTAAACGCTCGTCTACAAGCGAGCAATGATGCAGTTCCCATGATTGTATGTGAGGTTCCTCGGCTATCCAGTATCGAAGTAGAGCACATGCTCGCAAATTATGAGGCTATAGGATTTGGCAAACTTCGATTGGACCAAGGAGACGTCGTGTTGAACGATGACGAGGTTACGTATTTGCGTGTCGTGTCAAGTGGTGTTGCGCAGAATCTTATGGATGTATGCATCATGTAGATACAGCTCAGACTAGAATTATGAAAGTGAATCGAAATAGCTTTTCTCATTAGATTAGATAGCCCGCCCTCAATCGTGCCGCCTCAAATGGAATTTTGAACGTTTTCGTTTTGTCAAGTGTTCAAAGAGAGTTATTAATTGAGTTctcgttcactgtcagtagcaGCTCCCGCGCTGAGCTTTCAAGTTGCTGGTCAATCGAACATGAGGGGTTCGCCCGTTTCAATTTTCTGTTTCCTCGAGaaaactgactgtgaatgcaaCATAAATATCCGCCAATTGGTAGAAGGATAGTAGTGGATGAAGGGTGCACCTTTCAGTCAGGGAAGTTGTAGGGGAGGAGTCTAGAATCTAGAATAGTTAAATTTTAAACGCCATCAGGTGTCTACCATTTTTCGACGTTCGTACCAAAGGCTATGGTCGCGATGACACTACTGCTATCTCTTCAAGCCCATCAATTCAGGGCATCGATCTCGTGGCATACGCCCTTTTGCAGTAGGTTTTTATCAGTCAGTGAAATCTTGAAGCTTAACAGGGGAATATGAAGCTCTTCTGCGCTGCAATTAGCTTGCTCGTGATTGAGTCCGCTTTCGGCTTTACATCGCTAGCCCCGGGAAGTAGGCCAGCATTTTCCCTTACACAGTGTTCCGCCACAACCTTGGACGGCCGAAAGATCACCGGAGATGTGAAACCACTGAACAACTTTGTTTTAGTCAAGATAGGTGAAGCTAGGGAGCAGACGGAGGGAGGAATTCTGCTCACAGGAAAAGCCAAAATTAAAAAGACGGAAGGAACGGTAGTAGCGATAGGCCCTGGCCGCACTCACCAGGACTCAGGCATTGTCTTTGATATGCCAGTGAGTGAGGGACAAGGTGTTGTTTACGGAAAATTCGATGGAACAGAGATTAATATTGGTGGTGCTAAGCATGTTCTAATTCGGGATGATGACATTCTTGTCAAATTTACCGGTGATTTGAGTCTCGATTCGGTTGACATGGTTAGGGACAATGTGCTGGTATACGTAGAAAATGATGAATCCGAGACTGACGGAGGTATTCTAATTGCCAAAAGCTCCTCTGCTGACAAGAAGCCATCAACAGGAATTGTCGTTAAAGTCGGACCCGGAAAGATGGCGAGTGATGGATCTCTCATGTCAATGGATGTGGCTGTCGATGACATGGTAAAATTCCGAGACTTTGCTGGTATGGATGTTGAGATCGATGGAAAGGAATACAGCGTTGTCAAGATGGCAGACATACTTGCACAATTCTAGAACAGGCTGACAACGAAGATTACACcgtgtttacagttagcacCTTCAAAAAATACATCGTGATATAACTCATGGTTTTGGGTTGACTTTGAAGGACTGTCGCAAACTTCAGG from Phaeodactylum tricornutum CCAP 1055/1 chromosome 11, complete sequence carries:
- a CDS encoding transaldolase (Probably catalyzes the reaction: 6-phospho-D-gluconate = 2-dehydro-3-deoxy-6-phospho-D-gluconate + H2O) — encoded protein: MSNQYEQLKEFTICVADSGDVDAIKELKPQDATTNPSLIYKAAQMDQYAKLVDDAIKYGNGNLEIVMVGNSDKLAVNFGTEITKIVPGYVSTEVDARLSFDTEATIEKARSIIQLYKEVGVDKSRILIKVAATWEGIKAAEVLEKEGITCNLTLIFSIAQAIACAEAGCTLISPFVGRIMDWYKKDQGVDGFEPKEDPGVISVTKIYNYYKKYGFNTIVMGASFRNAGQITELAGCDRLTISPPLLNELIASADKLEKKLDASNAATLDIAKVDMDEKTFRWMMNEDPMATEKLADGIRNFAADVVKLEEIVKKKM
- a CDS encoding predicted protein — its product is MMNQTSKCNANLSKNKERDTEEVACFLLSLKHNSDRSATVSPDPEQNQVEVIQTSNHKPPQFSFASLSDSSIGSKPYASSNFDDLIIDSNLVYPKDRDLVPDALFVAMAQMNPCTLTHADRVGCYKAREIGFVGMSCKFCGGQPGFGRFFPASIRSLAQTTTSQTIMKHIAGKCRFCPPQVRNTVLDLQREQALRESMSSGRPRYGSRKIFFQRVWARLHDVKDAIDEDNKTIATADESASNSTPSGTDDISLSSISFGEEDGGISAGLLRQKRPRFGMLPTQENKRAKYGEEASLQRL
- a CDS encoding predicted protein, whose amino-acid sequence is MTMLHSVRLMRSMPSRMLFNLRSVKKSSVPMCVTFSAAAGNLNIYDEKQADEEERRRVELYKEIDNMKGRGFTDPWDLEDLMNSKTTYADLPDWSPALVSRLSQERVKIHPDKIPTLSTLARIPLPPPPPPHPGHGQLKLYALQRKRAIFKIIAEKVEAMVEPEISRIKEIVSWEDKQDAVDELFERVEFSLREKEEILGKHPLFSSWVEKALEQYLQRVQRSQEIDHNDAEHKDSTTENTTSMDEDALPNAEQDSAALPVFLDCFSESDSEAENSPKILHPLKLFERGQNLGRMIEEWDLAAHKTSKRIMIRQCTRQIAQALEGPVAPRVFVHGQKGVGKTATLASVVASARKSGHIVMYFSDGDHMSKNGFYIEPNAKRPGIFDLPILSGQACQQLLDCHKADLEEFSISRETLEVYFTADQVNRLSGLTGEEMKLVEVLELAVEKTAVAPMCYAAAVDALMKQEKKPFLIVSDDFNSFFQPGFYFHADYDYDVKKAIPYEQISLFKPVLDAMALTADEGTDPRTPMMMKQGGIVVGISESRAVGRKITDQLGVNARLQASNDAVPMIVCEVPRLSSIEVEHMLANYEAIGFGKLRLDQGDVVLNDDEVTYLRVVSSGVAQNLMDVCIM
- a CDS encoding predicted protein, with protein sequence MKLFCAAISLLVIESAFGFTSLAPGSRPAFSLTQCSATTLDGRKITGDVKPLNNFVLVKIGEAREQTEGGILLTGKAKIKKTEGTVVAIGPGRTHQDSGIVFDMPVSEGQGVVYGKFDGTEINIGGAKHVLIRDDDILVKFTGDLSLDSVDMVRDNVLVYVENDESETDGGILIAKSSSADKKPSTGIVVKVGPGKMASDGSLMSMDVAVDDMVKFRDFAGMDVEIDGKEYSVVKMADILAQF